A genomic region of Amphiura filiformis chromosome 6, Afil_fr2py, whole genome shotgun sequence contains the following coding sequences:
- the LOC140155482 gene encoding NACHT domain- and WD repeat-containing protein 1-like, with product MFLGEFSKGTIRPITLTARGKAFDNADRHTSLQPLVFGDDVFNLRKLQELPYHLAEASMDDALAEQVLFNFNWLLTKLRAFSFLELMSDFQNTSDEVREPQFTVEMNKLEEMMYLASSNLKSDPFTLAGQLIGRLSDTRKDFHKLDELLNQAKNWVDGISMPLMSPRSTCLMPPGGPMRVTLAGHPTRVLKVACTRSNKYLVSACEDSQGHIMANVWDSATWEVIQTIHMNNSVPNLKGHLAMAISNDDRYLILAHRCLGIFDLTNGECLNKIEIDNSLVLTDVKTTDGLIMAGSMDGNRVYVWNITDGSNLLQLELPGTSSIPHVFLRNASSHVVAVRADANIHIIDLETKRTIWECPATKGNSDLVTSSILTSDEQEIIAGCSDGVIRVWQLEHDSEQPRLLLTGHKKSVTKLLINSKYQLISGSLDATLRVWELSNGSALFTLSGHDGAITCMTFIPNYDDNDEMIVSGSKDDKLKVWNTATGTLMNNLEGHSSWISDVTVVDGTHGMRVISACNDKTVKIWLPTQVMPSSLSRHDEGPPRCIAVATSGRYVTTSALKGVTKVWNANDGRCFHDIKIESKCLLTWPGKDYILGGDSKGQIHCWNLLNGEEVWSYIAHTNPITHLCWGASMELISAGGSEAKLWNVSLSEPITSPQVVFAGHDDDITTVAVTKKEESNLVVTACKKGVLKIWSYDSGECCQTVSLNTKIECLAISRNNRYLATGSKDGTVAVWCLEAERIGQQISTSHLSDDTVVCLVFTMDDKHLICGLFRGTKQLYMWDFQAQGQGSSRYLEGHHHAVQVAKLLSNGEYLLTSSRDCTLKIWHVASGKLVTSFDCQSQIKFCDVVEIGEHHWLVAAATKMAMVFLDATLTKQAGHKSFASGNGDTIKMEDVSASEPKHVTDKNATVTSAKETGRIGQRAPRSKACKLF from the exons ATGTTTCTCGGTGAATTCAGCAAAGGTACTATAAGACCCATAACCCTCACCGCCAGGGGAAAGGCGTTTGATAACGCAGATCGTCACACTTCTCTGCAGCCCCTCGTGTTTGGTGACGATGTGTTCAATCTCAGAAAGTTGCAAGAATTACCTTATCATTTGGCCGAAGCATCAATGGACGATGCTCTTGCGGAGCAGGTTCTTTTCAATTTCAACTGGCTACTTACAAAGCTCCGTGCATTTTCATTTCTTGAGCTGATGTCGGATTTTCAAAACACTTCAGATGAAGTACGTGAGCCTCAGTTCACTGTAGAAATGAATAAACTTGAAGAGATGATGTACCTGGCAAGTAGCAATTTAAAATCGGATCCATTCACCCTTGCTGGACAACTTATTGGAAGACTATCTGACACTCGGAAAGATTTCCATAAACTCGATGAATTACTGAACCAAGCAAAGAATTGGGTCGACGGAATCTCCATGCCTTTAATGAGCCCTCGCTCTACATGTCTCATGCCACCCGGTGGACCAATGCGAGTCACTTTAGCAGGACATCCAACTCGAGTGTTAAAAGTTGCTTGCACGCGATCAAACAAGTATCTGGTATCAGCTTGTGAAGATTCCCAGGGGCATATCATGGCAAACGTGTGGGATAGTGCCACTTGGGAAGTGATACAAACTATTCATATGAACAACTCTGTCCCAAACTTAAAGGGACATTTAGCTATGGCCATATCCAATGATGATCGATACCTGATCCTAGCGCACAGGTGTTTAGGAATATTTGACCTGACCAATGGAGAATGCTTGAACAAAATAGAGATAGACAACTCATTAGTACTGACAGATGTTAAAACAACTGATGGATTGATCATGGCTGGATCAATGGACGGTAATCGAGTGTATGTGTGGAATATAACCGATGGCAGTAATTTATTACAACTAGAACTCCCTGGAACTAGTTCAATTCCGCATGTGTTCCTTCGTAATGCGTCATCTCACGTAGTTGCTGTAAGAGCTGATGCCAATATTCATATCATTGACCTCGAGACAAAACGAACAATTTGGGAATGTCCAGCAACCAAAGGTAATTCTGACCTGGTCACCAGTTCCATTCTCACATCGGATGAGCAAGAGATCATAGCAGGTTGTTCAGATGGTGTCATTCGTGTCTGGCAACTTGAACACGATTCGGAACAACCAAGGTTACTTCTTACAGGACACAAGAAGTCAGTAACCAAACTGTTGATCAACTCTAAATATCAACTCATATCAGGATCTCTAGATGCAACATTACGAGTATGGGAACTCTCCAATGGATCTGCTCTGTTTACTCTCTCAGGTCACGATGGAGCTATAACGTGTATGACCTTCATACCAAATTATGACGACAATGATGAGATGATCGTATCTGGTAGCAAGGATGACAAACTAAAGGTGTGGAATACAGCCACGGGGACGCTGATGAATAATCTTGAAGGGCATTCATCGTGGATATCAGATGTGACAGTGGTAGATGGAACCCATGGGATGAGAGTGATATCGGCTTGTAACGACAAGACGGTGAAGATATGGTTGCCAACACAAGTCATG CCATCAAGCTTATCTCGACATGATGAAGGACCGCCAAGATGCATAGCTGTCGCCACATCTGGTCGTTATGTCACTACCAGTGCGTTGAAAGGAGTAACCAAAGTTTGGAATGCAAATGATGGGAGATGTTTCCATGACATCAAAATAGAGAGCAAATGTCTCCTTACCTGGCCAGGCAAAGACTATATTTTAGGCGGAGATAGCAAAGGTCAAATTCATTGCTGGAATCTGCTAAATGGCGAAGAAGTTTGGTCTTACATCGCTCATACAAATCCCATCACGCATCTATGTTGGGGTGCTTCAATGGAGTTGATATCTGCAGGAGGATCTGAGGCCAAGTTATGGAATGTAAGTCTATCAGAGCCTATCACCTCACCGCAAGTCGTATTTGCAGGTCATGATGACGACATCACCACAGTTGCAGTGACAAAGAAAGAGGAATCGAATCTTGTTGTTACTGCGTGCAAGAAGGGTGTGCTAAAAATCTGGAGTTACGACAGTGGTGAATGTTGTCAGACTGTATCTCTTAACACTAAGATAGAATGCCTCGCAATTTCAAGGAATAATAGATATCTTGCGACGGGAAGCAAAGATGGTACGGTGGCTGTGTGGTGTTTGGAAGCCGAACGTATAGGTCAGCAGATTAGTACATCTCACCTGAGTGACGATACCGTTGTATGTCTGGTGTTTACCATGGATGACAAGCATCTAATATGTGGTTTGTTCAGGGGCACGAAGCAGCTTTACATGTGGGATTTCCAGGCCCAAGGTCAAGGGTCAAGTAG GTACTTGGAGGGCCACCATCACGCTGTCCAGGTTGCCAAGCTTCTCTCAAATGGCGAGTATCTCTTGACAAGCTCTCGGGATTGTACCTTGAAGATATGGCATGTTGCAAGTGGCAAACTTGTGACCTCGTTTGATTGCCAATCACAAATCAAGTTCTGCGACGTTGTGGAAATTGGTGAACACCATTGGTTGGTAGCTGCTGCGACCAAAATGGCAATGGTCTTTTTGGATGCTACATTAACAAAACAAGCCGGACATAAAAG TTTTGCTTCTGGTAATGGAGACACTATCAAAATGGAAGATGTCTCTGCATCCGAACCGAAACATGTGACAGACAAGAATGCTACAGTAACCTCTGCCAAAGAGACTGGTAGAATTGGACAACGGGCACCTCGGTCCAAGGCATGCAAACTTTTTTGA